A single genomic interval of Stieleria maiorica harbors:
- a CDS encoding EscU/YscU/HrcU family type III secretion system export apparatus switch protein: MSEKIHPPTPRRRKQAKEQGRAPRSSDVVSAGSLLVTTCLLSWFGPGLAQSLTASLTDSFSQPITLSLDTWESQRRIIKAFAAVGTMLLPMLVAMLMCGVALNLLQTGLMMTPSKLAPSLDRFSPSARLKSMASARSLGRFAITLLKLIAVSAVAIGVVRHGLPTFVGLAQQPMAAIATTIFDTLIGCCFWMGATLLALSSVDYALARWQHERDLMMTEQELREEMRDAQRAAPAASATTQAVQGVA, translated from the coding sequence ATGTCCGAAAAGATTCATCCGCCGACTCCACGCCGACGCAAGCAAGCGAAAGAGCAGGGCAGGGCACCGCGCAGCAGCGACGTGGTCTCTGCCGGTTCCTTGCTGGTGACGACGTGTTTGCTGTCTTGGTTCGGTCCTGGGTTGGCACAATCGCTGACCGCGTCATTGACCGATTCATTCAGTCAACCGATCACGTTGTCATTGGACACGTGGGAATCACAGCGCCGGATCATCAAAGCGTTTGCGGCGGTCGGAACGATGTTGCTGCCGATGCTGGTCGCGATGTTGATGTGCGGCGTCGCCCTGAACCTGCTGCAGACCGGTTTAATGATGACGCCGTCCAAACTGGCTCCTTCGCTGGACCGGTTCTCGCCGAGTGCGCGGTTGAAGTCGATGGCCTCGGCTCGCTCGCTGGGGAGATTCGCCATCACGCTGCTAAAACTGATCGCAGTCAGCGCCGTCGCCATCGGCGTGGTGCGTCATGGTCTGCCAACCTTCGTCGGTCTGGCCCAGCAGCCGATGGCCGCGATCGCGACGACCATCTTTGACACCTTGATCGGGTGTTGTTTTTGGATGGGCGCGACGCTGCTGGCACTGTCCAGCGTGGATTACGCGTTGGCCCGATGGCAACACGAACGGGATTTGATGATGACCGAACAAGAGCTGCGTGAGGAAATGCGAGACGCCCAACGGGCGGCCCCCGCGGCAAGTGCGACGACGCAAGCGGTGCAGGGGGTGGCGTAG
- a CDS encoding aspartate-semialdehyde dehydrogenase, protein MYETLAVVGATGAVGRIVLEQLASRNFPYKRLKLLASERSVGREIRVKDETIKIELLAPGAFEDVDIVIASTPDEVSAEFAPYAVKEGAVVVDESGYWRMDPTVPLIIPEVNPDAVADHQGIIASPNCSTTQMVVALAPLHQAATVKRVVVSTYQATSGAGLAGNVELKSSVRQMLDGETPSHETFQHPIGFNLIPQIGSEKFEGYTSEEMKMVYETRKIMGDENIQVCPTAVRVPVTIGHSESILVETEKPLTAAEATELFRAAPGITVVDDLGNHQYPMPRDCDGKDDVFVGRIRRDISGNGHGIAFWCVSDNLRKGAATNAVQIAELLQQSVASAG, encoded by the coding sequence GTGTACGAAACCTTAGCTGTCGTCGGCGCCACCGGTGCGGTCGGACGAATCGTTCTTGAACAACTTGCCAGCCGCAACTTTCCCTACAAGCGACTGAAGCTGCTGGCTTCGGAGCGGTCGGTCGGTCGCGAGATTCGTGTCAAAGACGAAACGATCAAAATCGAACTGCTCGCCCCGGGCGCCTTCGAAGATGTCGACATCGTGATCGCCAGCACCCCCGATGAGGTGTCCGCCGAATTCGCACCCTACGCCGTCAAAGAAGGCGCGGTCGTCGTCGACGAAAGCGGATATTGGCGGATGGATCCCACCGTCCCGCTGATCATCCCCGAAGTCAACCCGGACGCCGTCGCCGATCACCAAGGCATCATCGCCAGCCCCAACTGCAGCACCACGCAGATGGTCGTCGCCCTGGCACCGCTGCACCAAGCGGCGACCGTCAAACGCGTCGTCGTCAGCACCTACCAGGCGACCAGCGGTGCGGGATTGGCCGGCAACGTGGAACTGAAATCCAGCGTCCGACAGATGCTCGACGGCGAAACACCCAGCCACGAGACGTTTCAACACCCGATCGGTTTCAACCTGATTCCGCAAATCGGCAGCGAGAAATTCGAAGGCTACACCAGCGAAGAAATGAAGATGGTGTACGAGACGCGAAAGATCATGGGCGACGAGAACATTCAAGTCTGCCCGACCGCCGTTCGCGTTCCGGTCACGATCGGACACAGCGAATCGATCCTGGTGGAAACCGAAAAACCGCTCACCGCGGCCGAGGCGACCGAGCTGTTCCGCGCCGCACCGGGCATCACCGTCGTCGACGACCTGGGCAACCACCAGTACCCGATGCCGCGTGATTGCGACGGCAAAGACGACGTGTTCGTCGGCCGGATCCGACGCGACATCAGCGGCAACGGTCACGGAATCGCGTTCTGGTGCGTCAGCGACAACTTGCGCAAGGGCGCCGCGACCAACGCCGTGCAGATCGCCGAATTGCTGCAACAGAGCGTCGCGTCGGCCGGCTGA
- a CDS encoding glucuronate isomerase gives MASSAARDTSSARETIYQAISAIRLVDPHTHINPHTPASSTLADILGYHYYTELVHSAGMPRQEIEEPGIGPRELVRRMVHGLGNITNTANYHWLLQICREFFDFNDDAITPDNWESLYDAAEEKMNGAGWAQTVLDQSNVEAVFLTNDFDDELEGFDSSTYIPCLRTDDLVFHLAKPEVRGRLERCSGVPLDGTLGSLRAALEQRFEHFVSHGARACAISIPPTFQPTMVDDGAAQNALDHVLRHDTGSEDAQRDALSRRVFWTLAELCDQYGLPFDLMIGVNRGVYPSGVYQGQDLYDSRVSLIQYKELFNAFPKVKFPVSVLASVTNQELVSYSWIFPNVLTNGHWWYSNTPSFIHRDAAARLEAVPRNKQIAYYSDAYKLEFVLPKFDMYRRILSRVLADEFVGENGWSEEKAIQLGRQVLRGNVDEVFRSPLIEADSIDDSNDAAASPIVVATSGGGDELGLSDDDSELSAFLASDSDAGDDQDGFATVTDDSDRTVGSESFGTVDPLAETVAASDDELGFLDPIPTAEEIDAAEVADVVLEDASRDFDATAMEAEIDPSPLDVGDLLGEQGDNPPGPDTPGSSIHLLAADGEFTPDSDSMKLKPDPMTGELHFPVGEDDGGDEDEGGFGAGVFDKS, from the coding sequence ATGGCTTCTTCAGCGGCACGTGACACCTCTTCGGCGCGCGAGACGATTTACCAGGCAATCTCCGCGATTCGTCTGGTCGACCCCCACACGCACATCAATCCGCACACGCCCGCATCGAGCACGTTGGCGGACATTCTGGGGTACCACTACTACACCGAATTGGTCCACTCGGCGGGGATGCCGCGGCAGGAGATCGAGGAACCCGGCATCGGTCCCCGCGAGCTGGTGCGGCGAATGGTTCATGGGCTGGGCAATATCACCAACACCGCGAACTACCACTGGTTGCTGCAGATCTGCCGCGAGTTTTTTGATTTCAACGACGACGCGATCACGCCAGACAATTGGGAGTCGTTGTACGACGCGGCGGAAGAAAAAATGAACGGCGCCGGCTGGGCGCAAACCGTGCTGGACCAAAGCAATGTCGAAGCGGTTTTTCTGACCAACGACTTCGACGATGAATTGGAAGGCTTTGATTCCAGCACCTACATCCCCTGTCTTCGCACCGACGATCTGGTGTTCCATCTGGCCAAACCGGAGGTCCGCGGGCGGCTGGAACGTTGCAGCGGCGTGCCGCTGGACGGAACCCTCGGATCGCTGCGGGCGGCGCTCGAGCAACGTTTCGAGCATTTCGTTTCTCACGGCGCCCGGGCTTGTGCGATTTCGATCCCGCCCACCTTCCAGCCCACGATGGTCGACGACGGTGCGGCCCAAAACGCGTTGGACCATGTCTTGCGCCACGACACCGGGTCCGAAGACGCACAGCGTGACGCGCTGTCGCGACGTGTCTTTTGGACGCTCGCCGAATTGTGCGATCAATACGGTTTGCCCTTCGATTTGATGATCGGTGTCAACCGCGGCGTCTATCCCTCGGGCGTCTATCAAGGCCAAGACCTGTATGACAGTCGGGTCTCGTTGATCCAATACAAAGAACTGTTCAACGCGTTCCCCAAGGTCAAGTTTCCGGTCTCGGTGCTGGCCAGCGTGACCAACCAGGAATTGGTCAGCTACAGCTGGATCTTCCCCAACGTGTTGACCAACGGGCATTGGTGGTACAGCAACACGCCGTCGTTCATTCATCGTGATGCGGCGGCGCGGTTGGAAGCGGTCCCGCGCAACAAGCAAATCGCGTACTACAGCGATGCGTACAAGTTAGAGTTCGTGTTGCCCAAGTTCGACATGTACCGTCGAATCTTGTCGCGGGTGCTGGCGGACGAATTCGTCGGCGAAAACGGTTGGAGTGAAGAGAAGGCGATTCAGCTGGGCCGTCAGGTGTTGCGTGGCAACGTCGATGAAGTCTTTCGGTCGCCGTTGATCGAAGCGGATTCCATCGACGACTCAAACGACGCAGCCGCTTCGCCGATCGTCGTCGCGACGTCTGGCGGTGGCGATGAATTGGGTTTGTCAGACGATGATTCGGAACTGTCGGCGTTCCTGGCCAGTGATTCCGATGCCGGCGACGATCAAGACGGGTTTGCGACTGTCACCGATGATTCCGATCGCACGGTCGGGTCGGAGAGTTTTGGCACGGTCGATCCCCTTGCCGAAACGGTCGCCGCGTCGGACGATGAGTTGGGGTTCCTGGACCCGATTCCGACCGCCGAGGAAATCGATGCGGCGGAGGTGGCCGACGTCGTGTTGGAAGATGCCTCGCGTGATTTTGATGCCACCGCGATGGAGGCGGAGATCGATCCGAGCCCGCTGGACGTCGGCGACCTGTTGGGAGAACAAGGGGACAACCCGCCCGGTCCCGATACCCCCGGTTCCAGCATTCATCTATTGGCCGCCGACGGAGAATTCACTCCCGACAGCGACTCGATGAAACTCAAGCCCGATCCGATGACCGGCGAGTTGCATTTTCCCGTCGGCGAAGACGACGGTGGCGATGAGGATGAGGGCGGGTTCGGAGCCGGCGTGTTCGACAAGTCGTGA
- a CDS encoding flagellar biosynthetic protein FliR — protein sequence MNFYDTLGDVTGQWLLHQLMVFAMVAARLGGLVVALPVLSGGLPMRIRVLLVLAITLVLVPGVGTAVPSAGTELAGIEILFSAGREVIFGMIIGGVVQLLVSGVSLAGELISNATGMQLAQTADPSSGEPVPQLSRLLGLLVTAVLFAVGGHRLLIDALLTSFHRFPPMTVSIDQTLSALVIDHLAIGIESGLRVAAPVVACVMLTNLVVALVSRTAPQLNVLAIGLNINVMAALLLMALTIGSAGLVFETELSNAIARLRLK from the coding sequence ATGAATTTCTACGACACGCTCGGCGACGTGACCGGACAATGGCTGCTGCACCAGCTGATGGTCTTTGCGATGGTCGCCGCCCGGCTTGGCGGACTGGTCGTCGCGTTGCCGGTCCTTTCCGGCGGGCTGCCGATGCGAATTCGTGTGCTGTTGGTACTCGCGATCACGCTGGTGCTGGTACCCGGCGTCGGCACCGCGGTTCCCTCTGCCGGAACCGAGCTTGCCGGAATCGAGATCCTCTTTTCCGCCGGACGTGAAGTCATCTTTGGGATGATCATCGGTGGCGTGGTTCAACTGCTGGTCTCGGGCGTCTCCCTGGCCGGCGAACTGATTTCCAACGCGACGGGCATGCAGTTGGCGCAAACCGCCGATCCGTCCAGCGGCGAGCCCGTCCCGCAACTTTCGCGGTTGCTGGGGCTGTTGGTGACGGCAGTCCTGTTCGCCGTCGGCGGGCATCGTTTACTGATCGATGCGTTGCTGACCAGCTTTCACCGGTTTCCGCCGATGACCGTCTCGATTGATCAAACGCTGTCCGCATTGGTGATCGATCATTTGGCCATCGGGATCGAATCAGGCCTTCGCGTCGCCGCGCCGGTGGTCGCCTGCGTGATGCTGACCAATTTAGTCGTGGCGTTGGTCAGCCGGACCGCTCCGCAATTGAATGTCTTGGCGATCGGATTGAACATCAACGTGATGGCGGCGTTGTTGCTGATGGCATTGACGATCGGATCGGCGGGATTGGTCTTCGAAACCGAACTTTCCAACGCGATCGCGAGGCTGAGGTTGAAGTAG
- a CDS encoding DUF1559 family PulG-like putative transporter, with protein sequence MARSKRRLRAIEVIFLGAATAMLVFLLLPAIDAVRRPHRNVHCLNNLKQLGLAAQNFHSQRGRLPGYVRWYGDWRPGPLSPSADPLDVELSSTRAHQKVGTWVVAMLPYLDQQPLYDRWSINKFPIAFAAQGPLTEGRAGIGFNQSIAASIDVLQCPEAAGRTAIPGVNNYACNAGMHAPMMSPHFERSMSAANGVFNNQFPGRDPNGDTVPLGPEIRFDDIADGLSNTLLFTENLQAMPWHRAGFIDAEDLVLREGQEHVSYEPTCRYTQGVVWHRESDDPSSGLPAINPIHRINSTIAGRPIEALEMTKANAHDLARPSSLHPGGVNIALADGSLRFLSETVDYRVYQSLLAPDDARSDAPLDGFELPSWDDPNTRRPR encoded by the coding sequence TTGGCTCGTTCAAAACGACGTCTGAGAGCGATCGAAGTTATTTTCTTGGGCGCTGCGACCGCGATGCTGGTGTTCCTTTTACTACCGGCCATTGATGCCGTGCGGCGTCCACATCGTAACGTCCACTGCCTGAACAACCTCAAACAACTCGGACTGGCCGCTCAGAACTTCCATTCCCAACGAGGCCGACTGCCGGGATACGTCCGGTGGTACGGCGATTGGCGACCGGGCCCGCTTTCACCCTCCGCAGATCCTCTCGACGTTGAACTCTCCAGCACGCGCGCACACCAGAAAGTTGGTACCTGGGTTGTCGCGATGTTGCCCTATCTGGATCAGCAACCGCTCTATGACCGATGGTCTATAAACAAATTCCCGATCGCATTCGCAGCGCAAGGTCCATTGACCGAAGGTCGCGCCGGCATCGGGTTCAATCAATCGATTGCCGCGTCGATCGACGTCCTGCAGTGCCCGGAGGCGGCGGGACGAACCGCGATTCCGGGCGTTAACAACTACGCCTGTAACGCAGGCATGCACGCCCCGATGATGAGTCCGCATTTTGAACGCTCGATGTCCGCGGCCAACGGCGTGTTCAACAATCAATTCCCGGGACGTGATCCAAACGGCGACACGGTTCCGCTCGGCCCCGAAATTCGTTTCGACGACATTGCCGACGGACTCTCCAACACGCTGCTGTTCACCGAGAACCTGCAAGCGATGCCGTGGCACCGCGCGGGGTTCATCGATGCCGAAGACCTAGTCCTGCGCGAAGGCCAAGAGCACGTGTCGTATGAACCGACGTGCCGCTACACACAGGGCGTTGTCTGGCACCGGGAATCAGACGATCCTTCGAGCGGATTGCCGGCGATCAATCCGATCCACCGCATCAATTCCACGATCGCCGGGCGTCCGATTGAAGCACTGGAAATGACCAAAGCCAACGCCCACGATCTCGCTCGCCCGAGTTCGCTGCACCCCGGCGGTGTGAACATCGCGCTGGCCGATGGATCATTGCGGTTCCTGAGCGAAACCGTTGACTATCGCGTCTATCAATCGTTGCTCGCACCCGACGATGCCCGAAGCGACGCACCGCTAGACGGATTCGAGTTGCCATCGTGGGACGATCCCAATACCCGCCGACCGCGATAG
- a CDS encoding 2-isopropylmalate synthase: MESTTPDSRIAPREAVPETNPQSQRQIRIFDTTLRDGEQSPGASMNLAEKLEVAHALADLGVDVIEAGFPIASPGDFEAVKQIAETIKGSTICGLARCNEKDILRAAEAVQNAEQSRIHVFLATSAIHREFKLRMTPDEIVQRAVDGVKLAVSKCDDVEFSPEDACRTEHDFLCRVVEAAIDAGATTINVPDTVGYVTPAEIFKIFDMLRNRVPNMDKAVLSTHCHDDLGMAVANSLAAVAAGAGQIECTINGIGERAGNAALEEVVMAMKTRGDFYDCTTRINSQRLVPVSRLVSKVTGISVQRNKAIVGRNAFAHESGIHQDGMLKERSTYEIMSPEEVGFAKTDLVLGKHSGRAALADRAKTLGFHIDGEELNAVFEQFKLLADKKKEIYDGDIIALVQQKISTSGGQTWSLVDYEVTCSKQQAPRVKLTLSDGSEEKSAEVTEGDGPIDAAFWAVEQITGVQLVCKDYRVRSATLGRDAIGEVNLEVEHKGRLYRGTGVSTDSVESTILAMLNAINRIAAE; this comes from the coding sequence ATGGAATCCACCACCCCCGACTCCAGAATCGCACCCCGCGAAGCCGTGCCAGAAACTAATCCCCAATCCCAGCGTCAGATCCGTATCTTTGACACCACGCTTCGCGACGGCGAACAATCGCCCGGGGCGAGCATGAATTTGGCCGAAAAGCTGGAGGTCGCCCACGCACTGGCCGACTTGGGCGTCGACGTGATCGAAGCCGGATTCCCGATCGCTTCGCCCGGCGATTTCGAAGCGGTCAAACAGATCGCCGAAACGATCAAAGGTTCGACGATCTGCGGTTTGGCCCGCTGTAATGAAAAGGACATCTTGCGGGCGGCCGAAGCGGTCCAGAACGCCGAACAATCCCGCATCCACGTGTTCTTGGCGACCAGCGCGATCCACCGCGAGTTCAAGTTGCGGATGACGCCCGACGAGATCGTCCAGCGAGCCGTCGACGGTGTCAAACTGGCCGTCAGCAAATGCGACGACGTCGAGTTCTCGCCCGAAGACGCCTGCCGCACCGAACACGACTTTTTGTGCCGTGTGGTCGAAGCAGCGATCGATGCCGGGGCGACGACCATCAACGTTCCCGACACCGTGGGATATGTCACGCCCGCGGAGATCTTCAAGATCTTTGACATGCTCCGCAACCGCGTGCCCAACATGGACAAAGCCGTCTTGAGCACCCATTGCCACGACGACTTGGGCATGGCGGTGGCCAACAGCCTGGCCGCCGTCGCCGCCGGTGCCGGCCAGATCGAATGCACCATCAACGGCATCGGCGAACGCGCCGGCAATGCCGCCCTGGAAGAAGTCGTGATGGCGATGAAGACCCGCGGCGATTTCTATGACTGCACCACCCGAATCAATTCCCAGCGATTGGTTCCCGTCAGCCGACTGGTCAGCAAGGTGACCGGGATCAGCGTGCAACGCAACAAAGCCATCGTCGGTCGCAACGCGTTCGCGCACGAATCGGGGATCCACCAAGACGGGATGCTGAAAGAACGCAGCACCTATGAAATCATGTCGCCCGAAGAAGTCGGGTTCGCCAAAACCGACTTGGTGCTGGGCAAACACAGCGGCCGCGCCGCGTTGGCCGACCGCGCCAAGACGCTCGGCTTCCACATCGACGGCGAGGAACTGAACGCCGTCTTCGAACAGTTCAAGTTGTTGGCCGACAAGAAAAAGGAAATCTACGACGGCGACATCATCGCGCTGGTCCAACAAAAGATCAGCACCAGCGGCGGACAGACCTGGTCGCTGGTCGATTACGAAGTCACGTGTTCGAAACAGCAGGCGCCGCGCGTCAAGTTGACGCTCAGTGACGGCAGCGAAGAAAAGTCGGCCGAAGTCACCGAGGGGGACGGCCCGATCGATGCCGCGTTCTGGGCGGTCGAACAGATCACCGGCGTGCAGTTGGTCTGCAAGGACTACCGCGTCCGCAGCGCCACACTCGGCCGCGACGCGATCGGCGAAGTCAACTTGGAAGTCGAACACAAGGGACGGCTGTATCGCGGCACCGGCGTCAGCACCGACAGCGTCGAAAGCACGATCCTGGCGATGTTGAACGCCATCAACCGCATCGCCGCAGAGTGA
- the truA gene encoding tRNA pseudouridine(38-40) synthase TruA, with product MTRTFALSIAYDGTDFAGWQVQPGQETIQGTLQRAILRSTQQDVTVTGSGRTDAGVHALAQVASCRFATWTASTDALLKAINSRLPDTVVVTEVHDAPQDFHAIRDAIGKRYRYQIQVRQQRDPFGHRYRWRLRRNVDVAAMQSAAAKIIGHRDFASFESAGAARKSSVRDVRDCQVIPAPDYETSGHLAIEVEANGFLYNMVRNIVGTLVEVGYGKQTPAWIDEVLGQKNRIYAGQAAPPQGLFLKEVYYRPGFLPA from the coding sequence GTGACGCGAACCTTCGCGCTCTCGATCGCCTATGACGGCACGGACTTCGCCGGCTGGCAAGTCCAACCCGGCCAAGAGACGATCCAGGGGACGCTGCAGCGGGCGATCTTGCGCTCGACCCAACAGGACGTCACGGTGACCGGCAGCGGACGCACCGATGCCGGCGTCCACGCGCTCGCCCAGGTCGCCAGTTGCCGATTCGCGACCTGGACCGCGTCGACCGACGCACTACTGAAAGCGATCAATTCACGCCTGCCCGATACCGTGGTCGTGACTGAAGTCCACGACGCGCCGCAGGATTTCCATGCCATCCGCGACGCGATCGGGAAACGCTACCGGTACCAAATCCAAGTCCGCCAGCAGCGTGACCCCTTCGGGCATCGCTACCGCTGGCGACTTCGCCGCAACGTCGATGTCGCGGCGATGCAATCCGCCGCGGCCAAGATCATCGGGCACCGCGATTTCGCCAGCTTTGAATCGGCCGGCGCCGCGCGGAAAAGCTCCGTCCGCGACGTCCGCGATTGCCAAGTGATCCCGGCGCCGGATTACGAAACCAGCGGCCACTTGGCGATCGAAGTCGAAGCGAACGGCTTCCTGTACAACATGGTCCGCAACATCGTCGGGACGCTGGTCGAAGTCGGCTACGGGAAACAGACACCGGCGTGGATCGACGAGGTGCTGGGCCAGAAAAACCGAATCTATGCGGGGCAAGCCGCACCTCCCCAGGGCCTTTTTCTGAAAGAAGTCTATTACCGCCCCGGATTCCTACCCGCTTAA
- a CDS encoding S1C family serine protease translates to MDRPPEDPQPEPSSDEIAGSAQDTSAGDPQPPETDRLTTAPSTADRPCDVPPAEPIEVENIDPTRTLVFHRFHPRTSGPPRPHFAPEADAEITDAEITDIDVADIVVSPDPELITEPESISISTKHRQHARRSDPVRHGVVMLLTVLAMLGTARYILPGIVEEIRYAQHRGQLRAEFEVAGEGLKNVSLDTLSQAYQMVNAAAGPSVVHIDIHRTDHQAVAHHEVPGAPAILISDQGSGVVVDADGYILTNRHVVASSDQISVTLSDGRTVDAVIVGTDELTDLAVLKVNADRLIPIPWGDSERIRVGSPVWAIGSPFGLDRTVTFGILSGKHRVVRAKDRYQDFMQSDVAVNPGNSGGPLVDSRGTLIGINTAIVGDTYQGVSFAIPSGIAKKIYLQLRETGSIERGWLGVSLVEVPDDRLQDQNHRVRGAMIAALADRNSGAARAGLKPGDLVISLDQERVRNVDHLMQLIGNAMAGTAIRLDIVRDGQPMEFDVLLGRRPPPMDLR, encoded by the coding sequence ATGGACCGACCGCCAGAAGACCCGCAGCCTGAACCGTCCTCCGACGAAATCGCAGGTTCCGCGCAAGACACTTCCGCCGGCGATCCGCAACCGCCCGAAACGGACCGCTTGACGACAGCCCCATCCACAGCGGATCGCCCCTGCGACGTGCCTCCGGCCGAACCGATCGAAGTGGAGAACATCGATCCGACTCGCACGCTGGTCTTCCATCGGTTTCACCCCCGAACCTCCGGTCCGCCCCGTCCGCACTTCGCGCCTGAGGCGGATGCGGAAATCACCGACGCGGAAATCACGGACATCGATGTAGCGGACATCGTCGTCAGCCCCGATCCGGAATTGATCACCGAGCCCGAGTCGATTTCGATCTCGACGAAACACCGCCAACACGCACGGCGTAGCGATCCGGTGCGACACGGCGTGGTGATGTTGTTGACCGTCCTGGCGATGCTGGGCACCGCCCGGTACATCCTGCCGGGGATCGTCGAAGAAATCCGCTACGCACAACACCGCGGTCAGCTGCGGGCTGAATTCGAAGTCGCCGGGGAAGGACTGAAAAACGTCTCCTTAGACACGCTCAGCCAAGCCTACCAGATGGTCAATGCGGCGGCCGGGCCCAGCGTGGTTCATATCGACATCCACCGCACCGACCACCAAGCGGTCGCCCATCATGAGGTCCCCGGTGCACCGGCGATCCTGATCTCCGACCAGGGCAGTGGAGTCGTCGTTGATGCCGACGGTTACATCCTGACCAACCGCCATGTCGTCGCCAGCAGCGACCAGATCTCCGTCACGCTCAGCGACGGCCGGACGGTGGATGCCGTGATCGTCGGCACCGACGAATTGACTGATTTGGCGGTTTTGAAGGTCAACGCCGATCGCTTGATCCCGATCCCCTGGGGCGACAGCGAGCGGATTCGGGTGGGCTCTCCCGTCTGGGCGATCGGCAGCCCCTTCGGCCTGGACCGCACTGTCACCTTCGGCATCCTGAGCGGCAAACACCGCGTGGTCCGAGCGAAAGACCGCTACCAGGATTTCATGCAAAGCGATGTTGCCGTCAACCCGGGCAACAGCGGCGGACCACTGGTCGATTCACGTGGCACGCTGATCGGAATCAACACCGCCATCGTCGGCGACACCTACCAGGGAGTCAGTTTTGCGATCCCCAGCGGCATCGCCAAAAAGATCTACCTGCAACTACGAGAAACGGGATCGATCGAGCGAGGTTGGCTGGGTGTCTCCCTGGTCGAGGTCCCTGATGACAGGTTGCAGGACCAAAACCACCGCGTCCGCGGGGCGATGATCGCCGCACTGGCCGACCGGAACTCCGGGGCCGCGCGAGCCGGGCTGAAACCCGGCGACTTGGTGATTTCGCTGGACCAAGAGCGGGTGCGGAACGTCGATCACCTGATGCAATTGATCGGAAACGCGATGGCCGGCACGGCGATCCGATTGGACATCGTCCGCGACGGCCAGCCGATGGAATTCGACGTGCTGCTCGGCCGCCGCCCACCGCCCATGGACCTCCGGTAG
- a CDS encoding formylglycine-generating enzyme family protein, translating into MPRVIAVIGLSVFTAFVSFTPVASADESTPGIAAEKPADGPSVKVDEGYMVPYTLRVPGTDEEVEMIPVPGGEFLFGSPEDEADRRDDEGPQIKVTVDPMWVAKTEVTWGLYKEYMELYGIFKEFESSGIRAVNDDNKVDAITAPTELYDPTFTYEYGEEDDQPAVTMTQYSAQQFTKWISLVTGQQYRLPTEAEWEYAARAGTDTAYSWGDDADDIDDYAWFFDNADEGQVAVGTKKPNAFGLHDMHGNVGEWTVNQYTEDGYVAFADKQGINATDLVKWPEVPSPCVVRGGTWESDAEDLRSAARMASDDEEWKSEDPNFPRSPWWHTSDPSRGVGFRIFRSYKPLAKETLTKFWEAQAEDTLLDVESRMDGGRGGMGVIDKDLPKAIEELNK; encoded by the coding sequence ATGCCCCGCGTCATTGCTGTGATCGGCCTTTCCGTTTTCACAGCATTCGTTTCCTTCACCCCCGTGGCGTCTGCGGACGAATCGACACCTGGAATCGCGGCAGAGAAGCCCGCTGACGGCCCATCGGTCAAGGTCGACGAGGGGTACATGGTCCCTTACACCCTTCGCGTGCCCGGCACCGACGAAGAAGTGGAAATGATCCCGGTCCCCGGCGGCGAGTTCCTGTTCGGAAGCCCCGAGGACGAGGCGGACCGCCGCGACGACGAAGGCCCGCAAATCAAGGTCACCGTCGATCCGATGTGGGTCGCCAAAACCGAAGTCACCTGGGGCTTGTACAAGGAGTACATGGAACTGTACGGCATCTTCAAAGAATTCGAATCGAGCGGAATTCGGGCGGTCAATGACGACAACAAGGTCGATGCAATCACCGCGCCGACGGAACTGTACGACCCCACGTTCACGTACGAATACGGCGAAGAAGACGATCAACCCGCGGTCACCATGACCCAGTACTCGGCACAACAATTCACCAAGTGGATCAGTCTGGTCACCGGCCAACAGTACCGATTGCCGACCGAAGCGGAATGGGAATACGCCGCCCGCGCCGGAACCGACACGGCATACTCGTGGGGCGACGACGCCGACGACATCGATGATTACGCCTGGTTCTTTGACAACGCCGACGAGGGCCAAGTTGCCGTCGGAACCAAGAAACCCAACGCGTTCGGATTGCACGACATGCACGGCAACGTCGGCGAATGGACCGTCAACCAATACACCGAAGACGGCTACGTCGCCTTCGCCGACAAGCAAGGCATCAACGCCACCGACCTGGTCAAGTGGCCCGAAGTCCCCTCGCCCTGCGTGGTGCGTGGCGGAACTTGGGAATCAGACGCCGAAGACCTGCGCAGCGCCGCCCGCATGGCCTCCGACGACGAAGAGTGGAAATCCGAAGACCCGAACTTCCCACGCAGCCCCTGGTGGCACACCAGCGACCCCTCGCGCGGCGTCGGCTTCCGAATCTTCCGATCTTACAAGCCGCTTGCCAAAGAAACGCTGACCAAGTTCTGGGAGGCCCAAGCCGAAGACACCTTGCTGGATGTCGAATCCCGGATGGACGGCGGCCGTGGCGGCATGGGCGTGATCGACAAAGACTTGCCCAAAGCGATCGAAGAGCTCAATAAATAG